GATTATTTTTCAGTGTATTCTTTGGAAAAAAACAACACTATCATCACGAACCACATGAAAGTCCGTTAGTAATGACAGGTCCTCTAATGTTCCTTGCTTTAGCCTCTATAGTTGCCGGATTTGTTCCTTTCCACGATTTAATTACATCTGATGGAAAATCTTTTGAGACTCATTTAAATTATAGTATTGCTATTCCTTCTGTTGCTATTGCTGTTCTAGGAATATTAATTGCATTTTTACTTTATTATAAAGAAAGTAAGGTTCCTGATAAAATTTCTAAATCACTTGGCATATTCTATACAGCTACATTAAACAAATTTTATTTTGATGAAATTTATTTATTTGTAACTAGAAAAATCCTATTCAATTTAGTATCACAACCTATTGCCTGGTTTGACAGACATGTAATTGATGGATTTATGAATTCTATAGCCTGGGTAATTCAAAAATCATCATTTAAAATGAGGGATTTGCAATCAGGTCAGGTTCAGCAATATGCATTTGTGTTTGTATCAGGTGCAATTATTTTAGTATTATGTTTTGCTTATTGGTTAAATTAAACTGAAAATTTAAGAAACATGAATATTTTATCATTATTCGTTTTAATTCCTGTTCTAACCATAATTGGTATTATTTTAAGCCGTTCGCATAATATGGTGCGCTGGATGGCATTAACAGGAATGTTTGCACAATTAGTAACTGCTGTAGTTTTACTATTTGCATATTTTGCAGTTAGAAATGCCGGAAATACTGATGCTATGGTTTTTTATCAGGATGTTGAGTGGTTTAAAACTCTTAATATTCATTATTGTATTGGTGTTGATGGAATTTCTGTTGCGATGATAATGCTTACCGGAATAGTTGTTATAACAGGAATTCTAGCATCATGGGAAGTTGTTTATCTGCAAAAAGAATTCTTTATTTCGCTTATTCTGTTAGCAACTGGAGTTTTCGGATTCTTTATTTCTATTGATTTATTTACCATGTTCTTATTCTACGAAATAGCAGTTATTCCAATGTATTTGTTAATAGGTATTTGGGGAACCGGTCCGAAAGAATACTCTGCAATGAAACTTACTCTTATGTTAATGGGAGGTTCTGCACTTTTAATGGTAGGATTATTAGGATTGTATTTTAACTCTTCACCTGACGGACATTATACATTTAACCTTTTAGAAATTGCTAAAGTTCATATTCCAACAGAATTACAAATGTTCTTCTTCCCATTCCTATTCCTTGGTTTTGGTGTTTTAGGAGCATTGTTCCCATTCCACACATGGTCACCCGATGGTCATGCTTCTGCACCAACAGCTGTTTCAATGTTACATGCAGGTGTACTTATGAAACTTGGAGGATATGGCTGTTTCAGAGTTGCAATGTATTTATTACCAGAAGCTGCTCATGAACTTGGATGGATATTTATTATTTTAACTACAATATCTGTTGTATATGGCGCATTTGGAGCAATCTGGCAAAAAGATTTAAAATATATCAATGCTTATTCATCAGTTAGTCACTGTGGATTAGTAATCTGGGGATTATTAATGATGAACAAAACAGCTATGGACGGAGCTATTATTCAAATGATTTCTCATGGTTTAATGACAGCTCTTTTCTTTGCTTTAATTGGAATGATTTACGGAAGAACACATACAAGAATTGTTGACAAAATGGGTGGATTAATGAAAGTTATTCCTTTCTTATCTGTTGTTTACGTAATTGCAGGTCTTGCTTCTCTGGGACTTCCTGGATTAAGCGGTTTTGTTGCTGAAATGACAGTTTTTGTTGGTGCTTTCCAACATCCTGATTTATTCCACAGAGTTGCAACTATCATTGTTGTTTCATCAATAGTTGTAACAGCGGTATATATCTTAAAAGTTGTTGGAGGTTTATTATTCGGACCAATTAAAAACGATGAATATCTAAGCTTAAAAGATGCTAAATGGTTTGAAAAACTTTCTGTTGGCACATTAGTTATTGCTGTTGCTGGAGTTGGTATTGCACCACTTTGGTTATCAAATACTATCATGGATAGTTTAACTCCAATTGTAGAACGATTAAGCCAGGTTTGGTAATTTATATAATTATATTTTCTGAACATTATGATGAATTTACAAGATTTCTTAACAATGCGACACGAATTGCTGCTAATATTAGTAGCAGTAATAGTACTTATAGGTGAAATATTTATTTCAGATAAGTCTAAACATGTCATTATAAATCTTACAATAATACTTTTCTTATTGCATACTATAGTTGGTTTTTTACCAATACAAGAAGGAAAACTATTTGGTGGAATGTATCAAAACGATTTATTCAGAGCTACACTTAAAAACATTTTAAATGTTGGTGTTTTTATCATACTTCTTCAATCATCAGCATGGATTAAGAAAGAAGAAAATCATGGTAAAATAAGTGAATATTTCATTTTGTTACTATCTACATTAGTTGGTATGTACTTTATGATTTCTTCAGGAGATTTCTTAATGTTATACTTAGGTTTAGAGTTAGCAACAATTCCAATAGCTGCTTTAGCTGCTTTCGATAGACATAAAAACAATTCTGCAGAAGCCGGTATTAAATTGATTCTATCCTCTGCATTATCTTCTGGAATTTTATTATTTGGTATCTCTATGATTTATGGAACAACCGGTTCTGTTTATTTTACTGAAGTTGCTGCTAATTTCGGAAAAGAAAGCCTTCAAATTTTAGGCTTCATTTTCTTTGTTGCTGGTATGGGATTTAAAATTTCATTAGTTCCTTTCCACTTATGGACAGCAGACGTTTACGAAGGTGCTCCAATTAATGTAACATCATACTTATCAGTAATATCAAAAGGTGCTGCAGTATTTATTTTCACTATTGTTTTATATAAAGTATTTGGTCAGATTGCTGAAATGTGGACAATCTTACTTTATGTCTTAGCAGTGTTAACAATGACAATAGGTAACCTTTTTGCCATTCGTCAGAATAATATGAAGCGTTTCCTTGCTTTCTCTTCTATTGCACAAGCTGGTTTTATTTTGTTAGGTATTATGGGATCAAATGCTGCAGGAGTAACTTCTGTTGTGTATTTCATGTTAATTTACATTCTTACTAACCTTGGTGCATTTGGTGTTGTTTCTGCAATTGCTAACGCTTCTGGCAAGGAAGATATGAGAGATTATAATGGTCTTTATAAAACTAATCCAAAATTAAGTTTATTAATGACGCTTGCACTTTTCTCTTTAGCTGGTATTCCACCTGTTGCTGGTTTCTTTGGTAAATTCTTCTTATTTACAAGCGTTGCAAGTTTAAATGATTACAAATATTATATATTAGTTTTAATAGCAGTTTTAAATGCAACAATATCATTGTTCTACTATTTAAGAGTTATAAAAGCAATGTTTATAGAGCCAAGTGATAATCCCATACCATATTTTAAAACAGATACACCAGCAAAAATTGGTTTATTAATTTGTGTATTTGGTGTTTTTCTAGTTGGATTTGTTGCTGCAATTTATGAAGCTATTTACCAGTTTAGTTCGCTAATTTAATTCAAATTCCTAAATCGAAAATTCTAATAAAATGCCAGCATTTAAAGCAAAACATATAGTTGAAGATATCAATGGCACAAGATGTAGTGTTGTTGAAACAGGGATAGACGAAAGCCGCCTTCAATTTTTAACAAAGGTTTTAGAGCATAATAAATATACTGTTGTTAGCGAAAAGGTTGGCGAAGTATATAAAATTGGAGTAACTGATATGCTTTTTAATTCTGTTATTGATGTTTATAAAAGAAGGTTAAGAACTTTAGATGGTAGAGTTCTCTTACATGAATACTGGTTTCAATTGCCAGAAAAAGTAATTTTAGATTAAGACCTAACTAGTTTTTAATATAAAGCCCAAAAACAATTGTTTTTGGGCTTTTGTTTTTAAAATTGAAGTCAGATCTTTCGACCCGACTGCTTGCAAAAAAATGTCAGGTCGAAAGACATGACATCAAGATAAACTACATATATTTACAATAAAAAAATCACCTTGTACTCAAAAGTCTATTTATATTATTTCTCAGGAACAGGTAATGCAAAACGAGTTACAGAATGGATTAGCGATAATGTTAAATCTACAGAAATTCCAATTGAAGTAATTAATATTGAAAATTGCAAAAAAGTTGAAATAGAAGAAACAGAAGGCAAAAAATTAATTGGCATCATCTCTCCTACTCACGGTTTTAATATACCACCATTGGTTTTATATTTTATTTTTAAATTCCCAAGAATAAAAAACGCCGATTTTTTTATGGCAAACACACGAGCCGGAATGAAGTTATCTAAATTATTTCTTCCCGGTTTAAGTGGAATAGCCCAAATACTGCCTGCAATAGTATTCTTTTTTAAAGGTTTTTCGGTAAAAGGACTTCAACCTATTGACTTACCCTCAAACTGGATAAGCTTACACCCTGGTTTAAAACAAAAGGTTGTTACATCAATGTTCGAAAGAATAAAAATGAAAATCGATAAGTTTTCAGGCAAAATGTTACAAGGTAAAAGATCTTATGTTGCATTATATAGTCTGCCATTTGATTTAGCATTAATTCCGATAAGTATTGGTTATTTCTTCATGGCTCGTTTTATGCTTGCAAAAACTTTTGTTGCAACTTCAAAATGCACATCGTGCGGTTTATGCGTAAAACAATGTCCAGTGCAGGCTTTGGAAATGAAAAGAGACAGACCATACTGGAGCTTCGATTGCGAAAGTTGTATGCGTTGTATGAATAATTGCCCGTCTAGAGCAATAGAAACTCCACATTTATTTATAACACTTGTATGGATTGTTTTCTTAAATCTTCCATGGATAGTATTAACATTGGTTTTTGAAAAATACGGTCGTTGTAATTGCTCAATTTTATGGTACGAAGAATTAATTTACAATGCACTTCAGGTTACATTTATTTTCCTCTTTGCATGGTTAACATATTATCTGCTTTATAAATTTATGCGCTTTAAATTTGTAGATATTGTTATTAGATATTCTTCTTTTACAAATTATAAATTCTGGAGAAGGTATAAGGCACCAAAAAAATAATAATAATGAATAGATAGAAACTACATTTAGGAAAGATTATTTATACGATTCTTGTATTAAATAATAAAATCCAAATAGTCATAAGGAATAAAAATTTTTTACTAAAAACGTATGTTGTGAAAATATTGTAATTAAAAAATAGGTTTATTAATGAAAACACTTCAATTTTTACTCATAATTTTATTTGTAAATTTGATTATCCTTTAAATGGATAAATCAAATATACCAAAATAGATATTGAATATGCATTAACAGCTATATAACTTAAGATGGCTTTAAAATTTATTTTAGTGTTATTTTCTATTGTCTACTTTATAATTGAGAGTCAATCTCAAATTTTCCCAAACTCTGATTTTGAATTAGGTCTAAATACCGGGTGTCATTGTCCTACTGGTTACACATGCTTTAATGACGCTGGAAGGGTTGTAGATGGTAGACATCAATTATATGTTGTTGGAAAATTGGGTTGCTCTTGGGACACCACAAGTTATGCTAATACTCTTGGAGCGCATAGTGGGGTAGGATATCTTTATTTCTATGCAGGAGGAGATCATATAACTACATCCAGTATGAACTTTGTTGGAGGAGAGCAAATTGAATTATGCGTATGGTACTGTGGTCCACAAATACATGGAGCTCCAGGACAAAATACTTCTGATTCTCATTTTTCTTTTGGAGTTGATGGAAATCCTGTAGGACCAAATCAGCTAGTCCCTGTAAATACCCAGTGGACACAATATTGTTTTGTTGTTACTATGACTGCAGGAAATCATAAATTTAATATTCTAAGTGGTGGGTGGGCACAATATGCTATTTGGTTTGATGATTTTATTATTAAAGAATACTGCCCAACCCCTACAATTAATTTTGGAATTGATACTGTATTATGTCAAGGTGAAACATTGAACTTGAATGCTTCTATTCCGAATGCAACTTACCTATGGCAAGACAATTCTACTAATCAAACTTTTCTTGTATCACAATCAGGTACTTATTGGGTTGAAGCAATAAATAATTGTGGAACCGCAACTGATTCTATTGTTGTAAACTACAATCCGTTGCCAATAATTGATTTGGGAAATGATACAACTCTATGCCAAGGAGAAACTTTGACATTGGATGTAACAACTCCAAACGCAACATATCAGTGGCTTGATAATTCTACAAATCCAACTTTCAATGTTACCCAACAAGGAATTTATTGGGTTACTGCAACAGTAAATAATTGCAATAAATCAGATTTTATTAATGTAACTTATAATTCTTTACCTAGTATAGAATTAGGAAATGATACTATAATTTGCCATGATGAAGCCTTAATATTAAATATATCATCACTCAATGCTTCTTATTTATGGCAAGATAATTCCACTGATTCAACATATACAATATCTCAAACTGGACAATATAATGTTACTGTTAGCAATATTTGTGGTCAAGTAGCTGATTCTATACTTGTAACAAAGATTCCTTTACTTACAATAAACCTCCCCTTTGATACTACATTTTGTTCAAATGAACCATTAGTATTAAATGTTACACAACAAGGAAGTTTTCCATTTAATTATCATTGGCAAAATGGTTCAAATGAACCTGTTTTATCTATTACAAACCCAGGCGATTATACTGTCACTGTATCAGGTTCTGCTTTATGTCAAACTAGCCATACTACTTCAGTAACAGAATTATCATTTCCCATTCTAAATTTTCCTAGAGATACTGTCATTTGTTTAGGCGAACAATTAACTTTGAATGCGTACAACCAAGGAAGTAATTACTTATGGAATGATGGCAGTACATTAGCACAACATATAGTTCAGAATAATGGAATATACACTGTTACAGTTTCAAATTTTTGTGGATCTACAAGCGATACAACAAATCTAATAGTAAAAGACTGTATAGTTTATCTTGATGTTCCTTCAGCTTTTTCTCCTAATGATGACGGAAATAATGATGTATTGTATGCTGTTGGTAAAAATGTTGACAATATATATTTTATTATTTATGATCGTTGGGGTAATAAAGTTTTCGAATCCAGAAGCTTGTCATTAGGATGGAATGGAACATATAATGGGAATAAATTGAATGCAAACGTCTTTATGTATTACATTACTGCAACATCAACCGCAGATGGAAGCTCTATTAAAAAAGAAGGAAATATCTCACTAATAAGATAAAGAATGATTAAACATTTTTTCATATTGTTTATTATTCTCATTAATGTTTTCTTTTGCTGTGCTCAAGACATTCACTTTTCTCAATTTAACAATTCACCTTTAATGATTAACCCTGCTCTTTCTGGTGAATTTCAAGGCAAGGGACGATTTATTCTTAATTGCAGGAATCAATGGAAAAGTATTACAAAAAATTCATTTAAAACATATTCCTTTTCTACAGATTATTCTTTCTTAAAAGAAAAATTATCTACAGGGTTATTTGTTTTTAAAGACATTGCTGGTGATGGGAATATGAGTATATCTCAAATAAATTTGTCAGTTGCATCAAAAGTTCAAATTAATAAAACAAACTACTTAAAAATCGGGATACAGGGAGCATGGTCTCAAAAGCACTTTGACGCAAATAAACTAACTTGGAACAGCCAATATGATGGTAATATAATAAATCCAAATTTGTATAGTGGTGAAGTTAATTATCAAGAAAATTATAATTTTCTTGACATTACTACAGGGGTATTATGGACTCATCGTTTTAAAAATAAAACAAAGTTTAATATTGGATTATCAGCTTTTCATGTTAATAAACCAAAATATAATTTTTTATCTGATGTAGAAAAATTAAATATTCGTTGGTGTGGACATGCAGATGTTTCATTTCTTTTATCACCAAATCACCTTACACTTTTCCCTTCAATACTAATTATGAAACAAGGACCTTCCAAAGAAATTAATACAGGTGCAATAATAAAATATAATCTCGGTAATAACTCAAGGTATACAGGAGTTTTGAAATCTTCAAGTGTATTTTTTGGTGCATATTATCGGTTTAATGATGCAATTATAACCTATACCCGGTTTAATTACAGAAACCAGCTTGATATCTGTATAACATATGACATAAATGTTTCAAACTTTGCTGTAGCATCAAATGCACGAGGTGGGCTAGAAATATCATTGATTTACATTATTCCTGAAAAAGCATTGATAAAATTATTAAGACAGTAATATTAATGTTTATATACACCTCGTCCTCGTTTGCAACGAGGATGTTCAACTATTAGAAAAATAAAAAACTATATGCGATTTATTGAAAAAAGCATTACAAAAGTAAGAGCATTTTAAATCCTCGTCTTCGATTAGGATAATATTATAATTTTATTTTGCTGATTTTATACAACTTACATAACTTTATTTAAAATCTTAAAACTCGGACAACCAAAATAAATCCTAATTTGTCTTATTAATATTAAAGCTTAAAAACTAAATTAAACTATTATGAAGAAAATTTACATTCTACTATTTATTATTTGGTGTATAAATTTTGCTGGTTTTTCACAAAATAACTACTGCAACACAGCTCTACCATTCACTACAGGATTAACTTATACTTTTCCTGCCGGAGTTAATTCAGGAACTGCTGAAGCTGGTCCAAACTATGGCTGTTTATTATCACAACCAAATCCGGCATGGTATTATATGCAAGTAGCCGATTCCGGTCCAATTAATATTCATCTTTCTACTAACCCTGCTCAGGATGTAGATTTTGTTTGCTGGGGACCATTTACATCACCCTCTGCTCCATGTACAAGTCAATTAACCGCAAATTGCACATCGTGTCCAAATAATACTGTAAATCCTTCATTTTATCCTTCCGGAAATTTAGTAGATTGTAGTTTTAGTACTGGGTGGCAAGAAGATTGTAATATTGCCAATGCAGTAACCGGAGAATGGTATATTTTCATGATTACAAACTACTCAAATCAGGCATGTAATATTATTTTCGAACAGACAAACAGCTTAGCAACAAGTCATGGAACCACAAATGCTGCAATTATGAGCCAAACAAATATTAAAGACGTTATTGTTAAATCTGAATTATCTGTTTTCCCTAATCCATTTTCAAAGTCTACAACAATAAAATTCAGTAATACTGATAAAAAGCCATGCACTATAACAATATCAGATATTACAGGAAAAACAGTCAGATTATATAAAGATATAACAACAGACATTATTACAATTGAAAAAGGTGATTTAAAAAATGGTATTTATTCAATTGAAATAAATGGTGAACTAATACAAAGAGAAAAATTAGTAGTAGAATAGTTTCATTTTAATAGTTGCAGACGCTAAGTTAGTTGATTCCTGACTTAGCGTTTGTTGTTTTTATAAAATTCATGTAGGTTTGTAAATGATTTCATCTCACCTTGGCGAATTCGCAGCTTTACTAACAGCCTTTTTCTGGACAATTACTGCATTAGCCTTTACAGGAGCAGGAAAAAGAATTGGTTCTTTATCTGTTAATCTTTGGCGTTTAATTATTGGGATAATATTTTTATGTTGTTTTTCATATATTCGTTTCAATTCATTTTTTCCACATGATATTGATTTAAAAGGCTGGCTATGGCTTGCACTTTCAGGATTTATAGGTGTTTTTCTTGGTGATTTGTTTTTATTCAAAGCTTTTACAATTATAGGACCCAGAATTTCGTTACTTCTTATGTCTTTAGCACCGGCTTTAGCTGCGTTTATAAGTTGGTTTGCTTTAAACGAGAAACTCGAATTGCTTGATTTTATTGGGATGGGAATTACAACAGCAGGTATTGCAATTGTAATTATAACAAAGCCCCAAAATACTAATGGAGAAAAAAACACATTCAAATTACGGCATAATGTTAAGGGAATCATTTTCGCATTTCTTGGCGCAATGGGACAAGCCACAGGATTGGTTATTAGCAAAATCGGTTTACAAAGTACATCCAATCCATTTTTTGCTACTCAGATTCGATTATTTGCAGGTGTATTAGGATTTATATTATTAATAACATTTCTAAAAAGATGGAATAATGTTATTACATCATTAAAAGATATTAAAGCAGTTGGAATACTTACTGTCGGTGCATTCTTTGGTCCATTTCTGGGAATCTCATTTTCATTACTTGCAATTCAATATGCAAATCCGGGAATTGTACAAACAATAACATCAATCACACCAGTTTTGATTATTCCTTTTTCTATATGGTTTTTTAAAGAAAAAATTACTTTTCGTGAAGTTATTGGTGCTATAATCGCTGTTGGTGGAATTATTTTGTTTTTCTTGTAATAATATACTCAGCGTAGTTTGTAACTACGCTGAGATATTAAATTTATAGCCTGAGCGTAGTTTGAAACTACGCTCAGGCTATATTATATTTGTTGTTTGTAACTACACTTTTATATTAAATATTTATTTTCTAAATTTGATATATGCCAACTGGATATCAAATAAAAAATCAAAATGCAATATACTTTCTAACTTTTCAAGTAGTTGACTGGGCTGATATTTTTACCAGAAAAGTTTACCGGGATATTGTTATAGAAAGTCTAAAATATTGCAAAGAACAAAAACAATTAAAATTGTATGCATATGTAATAATGAGCAATCATGTTCATTGTATTTTAAGTACAGAAAATAATTTATCGGATATAATTCGTGATTTTAAAAAATATACTTCAAAAAAGATTTTGAAAGAAATTGATAATCCCAAAGAAAGTAGAAGAAAATGGTTGATGATGATTTTTAAATATCATGCTAAATTTAATAAACGAAATAAGGATTTACAATTCTGGACACAAGAAAATCACGCAGTAGAATTAAGCAATAATGATATGATTGAAAGTAGAGTAAACTATATTCATCAAAATCCGGTAAAAGCAGGAATTGTTCAAAATGAATACGACTATTTATATTCAAGTGCAAGAAATTTTGCTGGCTTAGATAGTGTGATTGAAATAGATGAATTGTAATATTAATATCTCAGCG
Above is a window of Bacteroidia bacterium DNA encoding:
- a CDS encoding NADH-quinone oxidoreductase subunit N — protein: MNLQDFLTMRHELLLILVAVIVLIGEIFISDKSKHVIINLTIILFLLHTIVGFLPIQEGKLFGGMYQNDLFRATLKNILNVGVFIILLQSSAWIKKEENHGKISEYFILLLSTLVGMYFMISSGDFLMLYLGLELATIPIAALAAFDRHKNNSAEAGIKLILSSALSSGILLFGISMIYGTTGSVYFTEVAANFGKESLQILGFIFFVAGMGFKISLVPFHLWTADVYEGAPINVTSYLSVISKGAAVFIFTIVLYKVFGQIAEMWTILLYVLAVLTMTIGNLFAIRQNNMKRFLAFSSIAQAGFILLGIMGSNAAGVTSVVYFMLIYILTNLGAFGVVSAIANASGKEDMRDYNGLYKTNPKLSLLMTLALFSLAGIPPVAGFFGKFFLFTSVASLNDYKYYILVLIAVLNATISLFYYLRVIKAMFIEPSDNPIPYFKTDTPAKIGLLICVFGVFLVGFVAAIYEAIYQFSSLI
- a CDS encoding NADH-quinone oxidoreductase subunit M; this translates as MNILSLFVLIPVLTIIGIILSRSHNMVRWMALTGMFAQLVTAVVLLFAYFAVRNAGNTDAMVFYQDVEWFKTLNIHYCIGVDGISVAMIMLTGIVVITGILASWEVVYLQKEFFISLILLATGVFGFFISIDLFTMFLFYEIAVIPMYLLIGIWGTGPKEYSAMKLTLMLMGGSALLMVGLLGLYFNSSPDGHYTFNLLEIAKVHIPTELQMFFFPFLFLGFGVLGALFPFHTWSPDGHASAPTAVSMLHAGVLMKLGGYGCFRVAMYLLPEAAHELGWIFIILTTISVVYGAFGAIWQKDLKYINAYSSVSHCGLVIWGLLMMNKTAMDGAIIQMISHGLMTALFFALIGMIYGRTHTRIVDKMGGLMKVIPFLSVVYVIAGLASLGLPGLSGFVAEMTVFVGAFQHPDLFHRVATIIVVSSIVVTAVYILKVVGGLLFGPIKNDEYLSLKDAKWFEKLSVGTLVIAVAGVGIAPLWLSNTIMDSLTPIVERLSQVW
- a CDS encoding PorP/SprF family type IX secretion system membrane protein; its protein translation is MIKHFFILFIILINVFFCCAQDIHFSQFNNSPLMINPALSGEFQGKGRFILNCRNQWKSITKNSFKTYSFSTDYSFLKEKLSTGLFVFKDIAGDGNMSISQINLSVASKVQINKTNYLKIGIQGAWSQKHFDANKLTWNSQYDGNIINPNLYSGEVNYQENYNFLDITTGVLWTHRFKNKTKFNIGLSAFHVNKPKYNFLSDVEKLNIRWCGHADVSFLLSPNHLTLFPSILIMKQGPSKEINTGAIIKYNLGNNSRYTGVLKSSSVFFGAYYRFNDAIITYTRFNYRNQLDICITYDINVSNFAVASNARGGLEISLIYIIPEKALIKLLRQ
- a CDS encoding transposase, with product MPTGYQIKNQNAIYFLTFQVVDWADIFTRKVYRDIVIESLKYCKEQKQLKLYAYVIMSNHVHCILSTENNLSDIIRDFKKYTSKKILKEIDNPKESRRKWLMMIFKYHAKFNKRNKDLQFWTQENHAVELSNNDMIESRVNYIHQNPVKAGIVQNEYDYLYSSARNFAGLDSVIEIDEL
- a CDS encoding gliding motility-associated C-terminal domain-containing protein translates to MALKFILVLFSIVYFIIESQSQIFPNSDFELGLNTGCHCPTGYTCFNDAGRVVDGRHQLYVVGKLGCSWDTTSYANTLGAHSGVGYLYFYAGGDHITTSSMNFVGGEQIELCVWYCGPQIHGAPGQNTSDSHFSFGVDGNPVGPNQLVPVNTQWTQYCFVVTMTAGNHKFNILSGGWAQYAIWFDDFIIKEYCPTPTINFGIDTVLCQGETLNLNASIPNATYLWQDNSTNQTFLVSQSGTYWVEAINNCGTATDSIVVNYNPLPIIDLGNDTTLCQGETLTLDVTTPNATYQWLDNSTNPTFNVTQQGIYWVTATVNNCNKSDFINVTYNSLPSIELGNDTIICHDEALILNISSLNASYLWQDNSTDSTYTISQTGQYNVTVSNICGQVADSILVTKIPLLTINLPFDTTFCSNEPLVLNVTQQGSFPFNYHWQNGSNEPVLSITNPGDYTVTVSGSALCQTSHTTSVTELSFPILNFPRDTVICLGEQLTLNAYNQGSNYLWNDGSTLAQHIVQNNGIYTVTVSNFCGSTSDTTNLIVKDCIVYLDVPSAFSPNDDGNNDVLYAVGKNVDNIYFIIYDRWGNKVFESRSLSLGWNGTYNGNKLNANVFMYYITATSTADGSSIKKEGNISLIR
- a CDS encoding DMT family transporter — its product is MISSHLGEFAALLTAFFWTITALAFTGAGKRIGSLSVNLWRLIIGIIFLCCFSYIRFNSFFPHDIDLKGWLWLALSGFIGVFLGDLFLFKAFTIIGPRISLLLMSLAPALAAFISWFALNEKLELLDFIGMGITTAGIAIVIITKPQNTNGEKNTFKLRHNVKGIIFAFLGAMGQATGLVISKIGLQSTSNPFFATQIRLFAGVLGFILLITFLKRWNNVITSLKDIKAVGILTVGAFFGPFLGISFSLLAIQYANPGIVQTITSITPVLIIPFSIWFFKEKITFREVIGAIIAVGGIILFFL
- a CDS encoding T9SS type A sorting domain-containing protein, which encodes MKKIYILLFIIWCINFAGFSQNNYCNTALPFTTGLTYTFPAGVNSGTAEAGPNYGCLLSQPNPAWYYMQVADSGPINIHLSTNPAQDVDFVCWGPFTSPSAPCTSQLTANCTSCPNNTVNPSFYPSGNLVDCSFSTGWQEDCNIANAVTGEWYIFMITNYSNQACNIIFEQTNSLATSHGTTNAAIMSQTNIKDVIVKSELSVFPNPFSKSTTIKFSNTDKKPCTITISDITGKTVRLYKDITTDIITIEKGDLKNGIYSIEINGELIQREKLVVE
- a CDS encoding 4Fe-4S binding protein; translated protein: MYSKVYLYYFSGTGNAKRVTEWISDNVKSTEIPIEVINIENCKKVEIEETEGKKLIGIISPTHGFNIPPLVLYFIFKFPRIKNADFFMANTRAGMKLSKLFLPGLSGIAQILPAIVFFFKGFSVKGLQPIDLPSNWISLHPGLKQKVVTSMFERIKMKIDKFSGKMLQGKRSYVALYSLPFDLALIPISIGYFFMARFMLAKTFVATSKCTSCGLCVKQCPVQALEMKRDRPYWSFDCESCMRCMNNCPSRAIETPHLFITLVWIVFLNLPWIVLTLVFEKYGRCNCSILWYEELIYNALQVTFIFLFAWLTYYLLYKFMRFKFVDIVIRYSSFTNYKFWRRYKAPKK